The Carettochelys insculpta isolate YL-2023 chromosome 18, ASM3395843v1, whole genome shotgun sequence genome window below encodes:
- the NEFH gene encoding neurofilament heavy polypeptide — protein MLSAGLDALLWAAPRKESARGPAAWPRSPPPDGLEPPEAEPRGLSERSVLQALNERFAGYIETVRQLETRHRGLAAEAAALRGRQAGRAALGELCQRELGELRGAALRLGGERGQLRLELERLAEDILRLRQRLEAEARRREEAEAAARALGRCAEEAGRARAELEQRAQALRDEALLLRRAHEEELSDLLRQLQASPGPGPLEPLPAKAEVTAALREIRAQLEGHAAQSALRSEEWFRVRLDKLSEAAKVNKDAMRTAQEEISQYRRQLQSKVTEFEALKGTQESLERQRADTEDRHHATVLSYQETIQQLDNELRNTKWEMAAQLREYQDLLNVKMALDIEIAAYRKLLEGEEFRIGFGTGPFLFPEITPKPHVKVKREEKVKVIEKSDKETVIVEKQTEEIQVTEEVTEEEEAKKREEAEEEAEGEEEAETKEEKKEKPEKEVEGEEETPKSPEKEVAKSPKMAGSPMKEEAKSPEAKSPEKPASPTKEKAKSPEKPASPTKEKAKSPEAKSPEKSKPPVQDEAKLPEKEAAPRKELVKSPQKEIQAPVKEKMPQEEVEEVPAKAQAEEKEDSKKEEGPKKETPAKETHKLEPKAVETKEEKPKDDEKKKDDVKADEKEVKEKEPLKPAPKPTEEEVEEKAAKQKPEPQEKEDKAKQPSKPVEEEPEKPKLKTEEPEKQKAELKTGQKETTKAEAKPKEAPTAAKPEPSKDTKETPKAETPKDVPKAAKPEPSKDTKEAPKAETPKDVPKAAKPEPSKDTKEAPKAEAPKDVPKAAKPEPSKDTKEAPKAEVPKDVPKAAKPEPSKDPKETSKAEMPKDMAKAAKPEPSKDTKETPKAETPKDVPKAAKPEPSKDTKEAPKDVPKAAKPEPSKDTKEAPKDVPKAAKPEPSKDTKETPKAETPKDVPKAAKPEPSKDTKEAPKAEPPKDTPKAAKPKAEKVEKSSSTDPKEGKPPEKAAPDDKAEK, from the exons ATGCTGAGTGCCGGCCTGGACGCGCTGCTCTGGGCGGCGCCGCGCAAGGAGAGCGCCCGCGGCCCGGCCGCCTGGCCCCGCTCGCCGCCGCCTGACGGGCTGGAGCCGCCGGAGGCCGAGCCGCGCGGGCTCTCGGAGCGCTCGGTGCTGCAGGCGCTCAACGAGCGCTTCGCCGGCTACATCGAGACGGTGCGGCAGCTGGAGACGCGCCACCGCGGGCTGGCGGCCGAGGCGGCGGCGCTGCGGGGGCGCCAGGCGGGGCGCGCGGCGCTGGGCGAGCTGTGCCAGCGGGAGCTGGGCGAGCTGCGGGGCGCGGCGCTGCGGCTGGGCGGCGAGCGGGGCCAGCTGCGGCTGGAGCTGGAGCGCCTGGCCGAGGACATCCTGCGCCTGCGGCAGCGCCTGGAGGCCGAGGCGCGCCGGCGGGAGGAGGCGGAGGCGGCCGCCCGCGCCCTGGGGCGCTGCGCCGAGGAGGCGGGCCGGGCCCGCGCCGAGCTGGAGCAGCGGGCGCAGGCGCTGCGGGACGAGGCGCTGCTGCTGCGCCGGGCGCACGAGGAGGAGCTGAGCGACCTGCTgcggcagctgcaggccagccccggCCCGGGCCCGCTGGAGCCGCTGCCGGCCAAGGCGGAGGTGACGGCGGCGCTGCGGGAGATCCGCGCCCAGCTGGAGGGGCACGCGGCGCAGAGCGCGCTGCGCTCCGAGGAGTGGTTCCGAG TGAGGCTGGACAAGCTCTCAGAAGCTGCCAAGGTGAACAAGGATGCAATGCGCACAGCTCAGGAGGAGATTTCCCAGTACCGCCGGCAGCTCCAATCCAAGGTCACAGAATTTGAAGCCCTCAAGGGCACCCAGGAATCCCTAGAGAGGCAGAGAGCAGACACAGAAGACCGTCATCATGCTACTGTCTTGTCCTATCAG GAGACCATCCAGCAGCTGGACAACGAGCTGAGGAACACCAAGTGGGAGATGGCAGCCCAGCTTCGCGAGTACCAGGACCTGCTGAATGTCAAGATGGCACTGGATATAGAAATTGCTGCTTACAG AAAGCTGTTGGAAGGAGAGGAATTCCGCATTGGGTTTGGAACCGGCCCCTTTCTCTTCCCTGAAATTACCCCCAAGCCCCATGTCAAGGTGAAACGTGAGGAGAAAGTCAAAGTGATAGAGAAATCTGATAAGGAAACTGTGATTGTGGAGAAGCAGACAGAGGAAATCCAGGTGACTGAAGAGGTAACGGAGGAAGAGGAGGCCAAGAAGAGAGAGGAAGctgaagaggaggctgagggtgaGGAAGAAGCTgagacaaaggaagaaaaaaaagaaaaacctgagAAAGAAGTGGAGGGTGAAGAAGAAACACCCAAGTCCCCAGAAAAGGAGGTGGCAAAATCTCCAAAGATGGCTGGGTCCCCAATGAAGGAGGAAGCCAAATCTCCTGAAGCCAAGTCCCCAGAGAAGCCTGCGTCCCCCACCAAGGAGAAAGCCAAGTCCCCAGAGAAGCCTGCGTCCCCCACCAAGGAGAAAGCCAAGTCCCCAGAAGCTAAATCTCCAGAGAAATCCAAGCCACCTGTGCAAGATGAGGCCAAACTTCCGGAGAAAGAAGCAGCCCCACGAAAGGAATTAGTCAAATCACCCCAGAAAGAAATCCAGGCACCTGTAAAAGAAAAGATGCCGCAGGAGGAAGTGGAGGAAGTCCCAGCCAAAGCAcaagcagaggagaaggaagacagCAAGAAAGAGGAGGGGCCAAAAAAGGAAACCCCAGCCAAGGAGACACACAAACTAGAGCCAAAGGCGGTGGAGACAAAAGAGGAGAAGCCCAAAGATGATGAGAAGAAAAAAGATGATGTAAAGGCTGACGAGAAAGAGGTGAAGGAGAAGGAGCCCCTCAAGCCAGCTCCAAAGCCCACagaagaggaggtggaggagaaagCTGCTAAGCAGAAGCCTGAACCTCAGGAAAAGGAAGACAAGGCCAAGCAGCCCAGCAaacctgtggaggaggagcctgaGAAACCAAAGTTAAAGACAGAAGAACCTGAAAAGCAGAAGGCTGAGCTCAAAACGGGCCAGAAGGAGACAACCAAAGCTGAAGCTAAACCCAAAGAGGCACCCACAGCTGCGAAGCCAGAACCCAGCAAAGACACCAAGGAGACCCCTAAAGCAGAGACACCCAAAGACGTGCCCAAGGCTGCCAAGCCGGAACCCAGCAAAGACACCAAGGAGGCCCCCAAAGCAGAGACGCCCAAAGATGTGCCCAAGGCTGCCAAGCCGGAACCCAGCAAAGACACCAAGGAGGCCCCCAAGGCAGAGGCGCCCAAAGACGTGCCCAAGGCTGCCAAGCCAGAACCCAGCAAAGACACCAAGGAGGCCCCCAAGGCAGAGGTACCCAAAGATGTGCCCAAGGCTGCCAAGCCAGAACCCAGCAAAGACCCCAAGGAGACCTCCAAAGCAGAGATGCCCAAAGACATGGCCAAGGCTGCCAAGCCGGAACCCAGCAAAGACACCAAGGAGACCCCCAAAGCAGAGACGCCTAAAGATGTGCCCAAGGCTGCCAAGCCGGAACCCAGCAAAGACACCAAGGAGGCGCCCAAAGACGTGCCCAAGGCTGCCAAGCCAGAACCCAGCAAAGACACCAAGGAGGCCCCCAAAGACGTGCCCAAGGCTGCCAAGCCGGAACCCAGCAAAGACACCAAGGAGACCCCCAAAGCAGAGACGCCTAAAGATGTGCCCAAGGCTGCCAAGCCGGAACCCAGCAAAGACACCAAGGAAGCCCCCAAGGCAGAGCCACCCAAAGACACACCAAAGGCTGCCAAGCCCAAGGCAGAGAAAGTGGAGAAATCCTCCAGCACTGACCCGAAAGAGGGCAAACCCCCAGAGAAGGCTGCTCCTGACGACAAAGCTGAGAAGTGA